A single region of the Gaiellales bacterium genome encodes:
- a CDS encoding MFS transporter: MAAHHAETSDGKAAAPASSAWSPLRTPLFRAFWLAVLASQIGTWMQNAGAAWLMTSLSHSPALVALMQTATSLPVFLLGLPAGALADILDRRRLLLACQLWMLAAALTLAVVTLTGAITPALLLALTFAIGLGVALSGPAWQATAPYLVPPSELPGAVALNGVAVNLGRAVGPAVGGLLLAAAGTAAVFFANSLSFVGLIVVAGLFWHPARRTRTLPSERLPGAMRAGARYLRHTPELRVVLVRTALFVGGASALFALLPVLARHTLGLGSSGFGLLLGMMGIGAILGAWQLPKLRRRTSPQRLTVGCTLVFAIALAALALAGTAVEASAALVVAGVAWIGMLTSLNVVAQVGPAPWVRARALAAYLMVFQGGLALGSAGWGLVAEVTGTAAALGMAAAFLLVGLAAAARYRLVADADRDMAPHVVADPPVADGLEPERGPVLVTVEYLIDPDDAGRFMSAAAEMGRIRRRDGAYRWGIYQDVAQPGRYLETFLVESWLEHLRQHRRGTAADARVRERLHAFHLGPDEPEVTHLLAAHRTSSRLTTARR; encoded by the coding sequence ATGGCAGCCCACCACGCGGAAACGAGCGACGGCAAGGCCGCCGCACCGGCGTCGTCCGCGTGGAGCCCGCTTCGCACCCCGCTCTTCCGTGCGTTCTGGCTCGCGGTGCTGGCCTCGCAGATCGGCACGTGGATGCAGAACGCCGGCGCCGCCTGGCTGATGACCTCGCTGTCGCACTCGCCCGCCCTGGTCGCGCTCATGCAGACAGCCACCAGCCTCCCGGTGTTCCTGCTCGGCCTCCCCGCCGGCGCGCTGGCAGATATCCTCGACCGCCGGCGACTGCTGCTCGCCTGCCAGCTGTGGATGCTGGCGGCGGCACTGACGCTGGCGGTCGTCACGTTGACCGGCGCCATCACGCCGGCGCTGCTGCTGGCCCTCACCTTCGCAATCGGCCTCGGCGTGGCACTGAGCGGGCCGGCGTGGCAGGCGACGGCCCCGTACCTGGTGCCGCCGTCCGAGCTGCCGGGCGCGGTGGCGCTGAACGGGGTGGCGGTCAACCTCGGCCGTGCCGTCGGCCCGGCAGTCGGCGGCCTGCTGCTTGCCGCGGCTGGCACGGCGGCCGTCTTCTTTGCGAACAGCCTCTCGTTCGTCGGCCTGATTGTGGTTGCCGGGCTGTTCTGGCATCCGGCGCGCCGGACGCGGACGCTTCCGAGCGAACGCCTGCCGGGCGCCATGCGGGCCGGGGCGCGGTACCTGCGCCACACGCCCGAGCTGCGGGTGGTGCTGGTGCGAACGGCGCTCTTCGTGGGCGGTGCGAGCGCGCTGTTCGCGCTCCTTCCGGTCCTCGCGCGGCACACCCTCGGGCTGGGCTCGTCGGGGTTCGGGCTGTTGCTCGGGATGATGGGCATCGGCGCGATTCTCGGCGCCTGGCAGCTGCCGAAGCTGCGCCGGCGCACGAGCCCACAGCGTTTGACGGTCGGCTGCACGCTCGTGTTCGCGATCGCGCTGGCCGCGCTCGCGCTGGCCGGCACCGCGGTGGAGGCGTCGGCGGCGCTGGTGGTCGCCGGCGTTGCGTGGATCGGGATGCTCACGAGTCTCAACGTGGTCGCGCAGGTGGGCCCCGCCCCGTGGGTGCGCGCACGCGCGCTGGCCGCCTACCTGATGGTGTTCCAGGGCGGGCTGGCGCTCGGCAGCGCGGGATGGGGGCTGGTCGCCGAGGTCACCGGCACGGCTGCCGCGCTCGGCATGGCCGCTGCTTTCCTGCTGGTCGGGCTGGCTGCCGCGGCTCGCTACCGGCTCGTTGCGGATGCCGACCGCGACATGGCCCCGCACGTGGTCGCCGACCCGCCGGTTGCCGACGGCCTCGAGCCGGAGCGCGGCCCCGTGCTGGTGACGGTCGAGTACCTGATCGATCCGGATGACGCGGGCCGCTTCATGAGTGCGGCCGCCGAGATGGGGCGGATCCGGCGGCGGGACGGCGCCTACCGGTGGGGGATCTACCAGGACGTCGCCCAGCCGGGCCGCTATCTCGAGACGTTCCTCGTCGAGTCGTGGCTCGAGCACCTGCGACAGCACCGGCGGGGGACGGCGGCCGATGCGCGCGTCCGCGAGCGGCTCCACGCCTTCCATCTCGGGCCGGACGAGCCCGAGGTTACCCACCTGCTCGCCGCGCACCGCACGTCGTCTCGCCTGACGACGGCGCGGCGCTGA
- a CDS encoding DUF4383 domain-containing protein, which produces MATPSNRATVGRTDATDGRSRAQWAALIVGATFLLVGILGFIPGITTNYDNLGFIDQHGAKLLGIFEVNALHNVVHLAFGVLGLALASRHDTSRTYLAVGGVVYLVVWAYGAVVDFASSANFIALNTPDNWLHFLLGAGMLGLAALCWRDERVTRQERLATA; this is translated from the coding sequence ATGGCAACACCATCGAACCGGGCGACGGTGGGGCGGACGGATGCAACGGACGGTCGCAGCCGGGCGCAGTGGGCGGCGCTGATCGTGGGCGCGACGTTCCTGCTCGTCGGGATCCTCGGGTTCATCCCGGGCATCACGACCAACTACGACAACCTGGGCTTCATCGACCAGCACGGCGCCAAGCTGCTCGGAATCTTCGAGGTGAACGCGCTGCACAACGTCGTCCACCTTGCGTTCGGGGTGCTCGGGCTGGCGCTTGCCTCACGCCACGACACGTCGCGGACGTACCTGGCGGTGGGCGGCGTGGTGTACTTAGTCGTCTGGGCCTACGGCGCAGTCGTGGATTTCGCCAGCTCGGCGAACTTCATCGCGCTGAACACGCCGGACAACTGGCTGCACTTCCTGCTCGGAGCCGGCATGCTCGGCCTCGCAGCGCTGTGCTGGCGGGACGAGCGGGTGACGCGCCAGGAGCGGTTGGCGACGGCGTAG